ATCATGTCAGTTACTTTCTGgatgtttgatatttttctttGGTCAAATATTTGTGTTAGTTGTTCATTGATGATATATCATGCTTCCTTTCGAAATGCGTCCATCTCAGTGTCGTACAGACTGGTATTATGCTACCAGTAACAATGTATTTGTTGATCATTCCTTCACTGTCTTTGTTGTTGTAGTGATATTCATTCATGCATTTGGCACAATATTCATAGTGATTCTTGTGTTAATAAAGTTGTACTGAGGTGCCGTGGAGATTAGTGGACTCCTTCACGTTATTTCAATTAAGAAATTGACTAGGACTGTCATTGCAAGGGAAACACAGCCGTACGGCATTTACAAAACAGGCGGGGAGTGATGGAGCAGTACTGTTTTCAGGCTCAATTTAAGGTCTTCGAGCTGATAATACACGAGTTCGTCATATTGATGATCGCAGTTTGTAGTAGCACAAGGAGAAGCCACGTGTAATAATTCGCTCACACGGTGACTATTTGGATCCAAAAATGAATTTAAACTGTTTTATTTTACTAGTCACACTTCCTTATATCTCTTTTTACCTTCTCATGAAACTGAGTGAATGAAAGTGTGAGTGTTTGAATTGTAGAAAAGATAGGACTAAGCAGAGATGAGTAGAGGATGGTGGTTTTGCGGAGAGAAGTCTGTGGGCAAGGTTGAGCAAAGAGGTTTGCAGTGGTTTTCACAATGTATCGATAATTTAAAGGGCGTCACGTAGCTCAGCGAATGGGAGACTTCTTCCTCCCAGTGACTCAAACTGGAAGACGTTGGCCCCAGGGTGCGCCATTTTGAGACACTATATATCTGCGCGTAAAGAGGGCGGATGTCTCCACGTCAGGTGTCTGGTATGGTAAGAAAACTAGGTAAAAATGTACTATATTATCTTGGACCACACTCGAAAAGTGTTAGTTAACGTCAACATAGATATGAAATGCTCTAAGTCGTTGTAATTTTCGTGTTTTGGACCATTTAGAAGTTTGTaagtgtaaaacttcctggcagattaaatctgtgtgcccgaccgagactcgaactcgggacctttgcctttcgcgggcaagtgctctaccatctgagctaccgaagcacgactcacgcccggtactcacagctttacttctgccagtatcttggcTCTGCCAAGATTGTTAATCGGAAGGAAGTGGAAGATCAAAACCCTAACTTCCGTCGCCGCAACAGTTTTGTGGGCACAGCGCAGTATGTCTCACCTGAGCTGTTGACTGACAAGTCTGTCTCCTACAGTTCGGATCTCTGGGCCCTTGGTTGCATCATATACCAGATGGTGGCTGGACTCCCGCCTTTCCGATCAATGAGCGAGCACCTTATATTCCAGAAGATCGTGAAGCTGGAGTATGTGTTCCCAGATGGTTTCAGTGCTCCAGCCAGAGACCTGGTGGAGAAGCTACTGGTTCTCGATTCTGTGCAACGGTTAGGGGCTCGTGACAGGCCTGAGGATGGGCACGGGTACCCTTCATTGAGAGCACATCCGTTCTTCAAGGGAATTTCTTTTGAATCGCTGTATCTGCAGACACCTCCGCAAATCTACCCCTACCTGCCGGGAACGTCAGAGCACGAGGAAATGCGGAGCCACTACAGAGTGCCAGACCACGTGGAGCCCGGACTGGACGATCGGCAGCTGACGCGGCTTCTCGGCCTCGACCTGAGTGGCGCGGTGGAGCCCGTGGCGGAGAGCCCTGCGGAAGACGGGAGAGAGTCGCAGACCGAGCAGGAGGGCCGGCCGCAGGACGTGCCTGCGgtgcgccagcagcagcagcggaagCGCGCCGTCACGGACCTGTCCCCGGCGGAGGTGCGCCGCCGCACGGACCTGCAGGCGAAGGAGAGCAAGTGGCACAATCTGGTGCAGGGGAACCTCATCCTTCATCCTCAAGCAGGGGCTCGTCGATAAGAGGAAGGGGCTGTTCGCGCGGAGGCGGATGTTGCTGCTGACTCTCGGACCTCACttgtagcgggcgtgagtcgtgcttcggtagctcagatggtagagcacttgcccgcgaaaggcaaaggtcccgagttcgagtctcggtcgggcacacagttttaatcttccaggaagtttcatatcagcgcacactccgctgcagagtgaaaatctcattctttgtaAGTGTTGTTCCGACAGTTAGTGTGGTGCTCTCAACGTGGCACCTTTGTGTTTGGAAATCAGTAGTTAAAACTTCTTCAGTTAAGAGAAGAGAAAATGCTTCATTTATATATATGGatttacaaatttatttaattGTGATGATCTTTTCTTTGTGTCAGAGTGCTGAGTTCACTGTGCGCTGAAGACAAAGGGAGCCTTAAGCTATAAAATTTCTAAGTTTTACGGGCTATTACTAACTGCTAGTAATTGTTGTATATGTTAGAAGGTTAATCCGAATAGTTTAACGGGATCAGTCTTAACATTTAACATTtcttgagtgtgtgtgttttttttttttctttttagtttgcACTCTTGTTGGTAAACGGAGAGAAACTGTAATAAATCGCAGTATATATGTCAAAGTGTTTGCTGGAACAGTTCCTGGATGGGATATACACTGTCATGAGATAATTTTCCGGTATTATTTTGTGAATTTGGTATCTTTTTCCTTAAAGTTGCTTTCCAACCACGTATTTCGTCCAAAGTTTGGGAGCCAGTTGTCAGTAGTCAGTAATCATTAGCGTCTGTTCTTTACAAATGTTCAGTCATTGATACGGAAAATAGCAACCCAGTAACTGTATTTTCATTGATAAATGATGATTATTTTTTCATGGTTTCCTTGTGATGGGTGGTGTATTACATAGTCTGCCACGTGTGGCTACACACGATCTGTGTACTGTACAGGGGTTCAGAATGCAGTATTAGTTCAGTGAATATCAGAATCATAGTTTGACTACGCAATCATTATTGTGAGGAGAATTTTGCTTGAAATTTGATCGCAGATTTTAGTTTAGtttcaaaattttggttgtagttCACATAAGGCAGAATTTTGTAATGCCTGTGTCAATTAAATTCGGTAGACCAGTAAATTCTCTAAGAACAGCACACTTCGTTTAACATAAATCACCATAGTGATCATATAGTCATTTCATATTTGAAAATGCTCTTTGAAGTGATTACCATAGTtaaatttcatgcagttttttgctaatgttgcatgggggcttaattaaaataaaatgcaaataattttaattttttgtatttgaatgttcgtttacaaagtctcgtaaacggttggccctgactagtattattacgctatctgactgcatagaataataacaaggaatgaaatggaaattttcattaacacaattaattaattaattaattaataatccccagcaactataaaacctacgaaaccaaagcacaagtataactgttctgtgtgtggaagtatgactcaacgtacgcatctggcacggttcttcttcactaacgcaagaaattttaaatatcatttatactgaattaattaaagaaaataaaaataccataattactcaagagaaccagaattacactctattccaagaacacaagccagatgctttgttgactgaacctgtaatgacgcattattcaggacattgaaataatgagaaagaaaagaaaagtagtttgttaccttaatttatattgatgaaaagcactctagacattacaatctctccacaccgactcgctactatcacatctcaacaagaacttttcagtatcacatctcagcaagcactgcctactagctcatctcaacaaacactcctcactacgatatctcagcactgactaccacgagttctcccaaagcactgaccactacgagttctcaataatcactgccagtggaggcggcgggacaatactctctagcgcgatctctggcgctgtggctcagtgtagccacctttcatatgcccttcctccacaggctagaatttgatggtatttttgccagcattggtggtgaaaataccaccaaattcgtcaaaaaaaatacagacaaaaataaaagataatattaatgcgtaaatatcatataactagataaaagtttggctttgcactgacctttcaataacctaatatataaaatacagtaagcaatacaaattccttcatacatgtgactttacataacagtttacacaagtattatgtggttaaacagttcaatcaatagcgtcagcaatgacgaatatgtgcaggtaagagtctcataacttttcacaaacagtaatacacaaaaaaatcagtttatacaaatattcacataaacgctttccatagctcaagaataagcagttgacagttccagcagtagcacccagcaatggtcaacaggtgtaaaaaccaacaagtgacattttttcagtaaaaacagtccatcagtggcacccagtaatgttgaataggtgcagacaccaagaagtaacaccatttcagtataagcagttccattagtggcaccagcaatgttgaacaggtgcagacaccaacaagtaacaccatttcagtataagcagttccattagtggcaccagaaatgttgaacaggtgcagatatcaacaggtgacatcttttcagtagaagcagtccatcagtggcacccagcaatgttgagcaggtgccgacaccaacaagtgacatcatttcggtagaagtagtccatcagtggcacccagtaatgttgacctggttctgaccgcagtccataaaattcaccatcactaatcacactgttcatcagcagaaattaaacatgtcctagtggcaccaatcatgtagaaaaagtgcaaataacagtccatactattccctatcactaatcacacagttcatcagcagaaattaaagatgtcctagtgccaccaatcatgtagaaaaagtgcaaataacagtccaaaatatttcctatcactaattagacagttcatcatacaaataataataaacacacaaatgatatcagataattgtcatattaactattacaatacacaaatagcagtaaacctataatatttatgggtgtcagtgcaagccacaacaaacaagtaaaataatatttaggagataggttgggatcacttctctgggtttataaaaggaaaacacacaaaacacactcactcatctttcatccacattagtgctactgtgtaattgaatagtgttaactgtgtaaatgcaattctgtcaaaattttatgttcatcatgtgtatcaagtagtagtggcagcaatgtataacagtcaataatagttagtcaacgtcatagtcatcatgtcaagaccaatgtttgccaagccagatcaaaatgtacggttgctgaacaactgtcagtgagccaagatatgcaaatgcttcttctctaaaaaaaaagtatatactgcttagtgatttgacaaagtgtgtgtgtagacaatcttctttctacttgagtgttctagtctgccatcttcatcctccttgttccatatagaccaacaaaaaaaaaaaaaaatatgctcctcacttacttcacctcttatccaccaaactccaataatcatcagcattacataatctcaatacttcaataatacctcatttaccttacctcttgtccacgaaaacaccaataatcatcaacttcacataatctcaataatacctcaatcatacctcttcaatacgtcgatatatataaacctcagcaccaatatcatttcacttccataacaactctttcctctagtcagtctcctcgaacaagtacagacaaaatcctagtgcaacttcaattcagcatcccatacaatccgaagacacagtgtccacacacaacctctgtgtaatccatctgacccaaattttctactcattataaattataagatacattttggttccttgtccatcattaaataaaagaaatgcatacatgacctctaacagacttagttcgaataactctcagtaattaagtacgattacgaagtgttaatgatcgtgatatttcagtgtgtacaccacttcaaaaattatggcaaacagaagcaaacatgtggagtatttcttgtgtcaagtgtcacttcctatttcaattgctcacgaagaatgcagtgtaataattgtcaatggtctaaccctagttttggtatgtcatgtcgttagcttccttcctattagcataagtttatacagcttccataaaacctccagctcatgtgacttctatgcagtttcttgtaccaatgtcgttcgtagaattagcagttcattttcttatcttaaaaatataaggcactgagcataagcaaaacatgcaatagcgagtaaatataccagtaagcaaaacatgcaatagcgagtaaatataccagtagagaactgaatgtcaacaagtggatgcagcacaatccctacaacgaggctctgccaagcaaacaatctataataaataccacagtgtgacctaaactctatgttcgtacactgtacatcagcattgctatattctaaattaaagagtagttatgacaacaaacagaaatgtgtaaatatgcaatccatacgcacagcagcaaacatatatcttacgtaataaacaggtcattatcatcatatcagcataagcaaataaatgttcatatgtgaccttaataagtaaacatgaaggcgcaagcagataaatcacaaagtataacttacatacataaccacagtcagcacaattaatcagttgacaattacaatttaaataaataagcacagcaggcacataataaaaaaatataacatcagtgaaaaggcctagcagccaagcgatgcataatatacataagtaacaaccctgttcattaatcaataattgtcaaaattagcaaatgtacacaagcacgtcacttcacaagtaaattcatagaacatgaaattagcacaaagtatgaatcacgtaatcgcgagcagcaaattacatctaaaatacgtacctaagtggaattatgttacctgaaaaataaactcaattaatagttaccctttttaatttattacttttttttttttgaaattacattcttcctgaaattttctccatagcaagtcgtcttaacgtcggacacgcacagaatttacctgaaggtcttaaatattttacacaaccgtatcctgaaaaatactgaacgttaataacataatttataaagtcaccatagcttcatacagaatttagtcggagaaattagactgtgtatttgtttacgtctgtcagtgcgttcgcactgagcgctcgatcagctgtaggcgcgtgacgtaggaagtgattgtttgcggtcaacgactgccttgtgcggcgcgcagacttcactgttgctttgagtatctgccgccgccggaacacggcgcggtatccttgtactctccgcatgtttacgtataactgttgatgtctcaaaaatatgtcattccacaaaaattttaacgttagatatacgatgtattcctttagagcgtcgtgatttaagagtttctacttcaacagtgttatcatgaatgattttgcgaactctatatggaccgttataaagcagaaaaaatttgcgacacaagccttttcctttgtgagataaacgatgggacttaattaataccttttgaccaactgacaaaatttttaaacgaccaggacgtttagctgatttctctcttctaacagccgcagatgcaatatttcgtagagccaggttgacaacttcagaatgccgcagtttccgtgaaggcggaaaaggaacgatttcagaaatgcgatttgttggtactttattttttaatatcaatagagacggtaaagaagttgagtcattaggaagttcattcagaatgttttgaaaaatatgaagatactgatcccaagttctgtgattctgatgacaataaagacggcacaatttattgatttccttcatccatctctctgaagcattagattgagggtgaaaaagtgaaataaaaattggtttaatcttacgacgccgtagagtacgaagccaaattttagagcgaaactgtgatccattatctgatataaccttatcaacatgaccaacttctttaagaaaatgtttgatgaaagcattagatactgaacgagctgttgctttgcgtaaaggtgtaaaacacacatattttgatgtcaattccactgctacgaaaatgtacgcaaaaccattagtagaacgaaccactggaccgaacaaatcgactgcagccatgtcctttaatttcgctggaatgataggaaacaacggtgctctgtgagaaacagttggcggcttagccttttcacataatctgcatttggcaagaacagatcgaatacgtttttccatattactgaagtagcaattttctcgcaatttatgaaagcattttctgggaccaaagtgcgcataactgaaatgtgtgtaccaaatcaatttattgacccactcatcaggaatacaaactaaccaaacagagttgtcgaccgattttcgtttgaaaagaatgtcattgcgaactaaataatgctgtctaatcgctacgctttcctttctcctccacttctccttaatgtccttccagattggatccttattttgctccttagcgatgtcctggagcgaagacgaaataaagttctcaaacgcaacaccttgaatgtacatcaaacaataatggttttctttgcagtcctcttcagcactttgtttcaaacccataggtgcacgtgataaagcatcagcaacaatatttgaagatccctgtatgtaaacaatactaaaatcaaattcctgtaggtacagcgcccatcgtgacaatcttccatgagttaattttgtcgacatacgaaattccagagctcgatgatcggtgtaaaccttagtatgtctgccatacaaaaatgtgcgaagttttgtgaaagcccaaacaacagccaaagcttcaagttccgtaatcgaataattcttttcggatttagagagaacacgacttccaaaggcaatagttttctgtactacaacgccgtcttcttctatctcttgaaataagtgtgcacctaggcctttgtatgatgagtccgtcgccaaacaaaaatctttatataaatccggatgtgaaagaagtggagcagcaactaaagtatcacgaagttgttcaaattctgactgagcttcctcatcccaacaccagttagatttctttccagatagttcacataaacgaggtgtggccaaattttccaatctaacaaagcgtctaagaaaattacagacaccaaggaaactacgaacatcacgttttgtggtaggaacagcataattacgaatagcgtctagtttctctggatcaggaagaataccttctgtagaaataatgtgaccgagaaatttcacctgagaacgaccaaattcagatttttccaagttcactgtcatgccaactcgtgcaaaaatacgtaataatgaatccaaaattttgttatgctcactccaagaacgtttagcaataagaatgtcgtcaacatatgaagtaatattgtcacgaagataaacaggtaaaatttcatttaaactacgaatgaatgctgcagaagatacagtaagtccaaacggtaatttccgaaactggtaacagttaccaaaggctaaaaaggcagtgtattttctacaatcagggtggagttctatttgccaaaaacttgcgcgcatatcaatcgtggataaaactttaattccatgaaaatgttgaagaagttcatctaaattttgtggacggtcagtttcaggaataataatattatttatctgtctggaatccagaaccaaacgaattgatccatcctttttaagaacgacatgtaatgggctggtataagggttgactgctggctcaataatgcccggatctaacatgtattgaagttcattcttaaccttgtctctgtaagccaaaggaatagcgtacgtttttcctcgaaatggtgtgtgttctttcactttaaataaatattgtaaaccttgtatagttcctgtgtgatgactaaacactgtagcatgtgaagtcaaaatgtggtgcaactcttctcttgcaacgtcatctggcacttcagctttcttaaccttttcattaattaattcttcgctattaattacatcatccatcgcgtctctgtatctattgtcattgtcatgaataaacacactgtcgtcataatgctcaacgaaaacatcagaagtaagaaaccttaaaattgccttatgtgtgttaagaaactccatacctaatataatttgtgtgttgagtaatggaacaattataaaattagcagaaaattcgtatccttgacaaatgaaatttaggttggtctgttgtttaacttccacgctttttccagaaatcgctcctcgaattgtagttttagaaataggtaacacaggacaggcaatagttctttcacatatacgaaaaactgattcactaatgacgttcaatgggctcccagaatctaaaactgcagtgaacttattcttacccacacatacttcaataacaggatgtaaaaatgcatctacattattttccttttcgcctagcaaaatgtctctcatatcttccaggcgtacgtagtgtaaagttgtagtgtcattactttctgaaccgtctatattgctgccagaagccgaagctgcaagtcatggtcgattgtttgcgtcacgtctttgattattcccgtcatttcgcggatcaatttctactatttccacttgtctctctgaatttctgtcacgcggaggatgccaattaggtccttcctgtctgttagatgcaaattcttggttgtgtctgttattaaaatttctgttttcctgtctgtctgcataactacttcttgtataatttcgactgtcacttctgaaattattgttagacctactaccctggttatttctgtagtaagaatttctattactgtatggataatttctgtcttgatgataccgattactgtttccgtatgattgatcattccggtacgaattaccgttattataattgtctgtgtaatttctgttagaacgtctgttattgtcataaggctggtatctattgtcctgtctgttacgtctgtcattctcaaagttacccatataacgcccgttccgatcactatcccttttctctgaacatctatcgtaattactgttactgaaaaagttacaagaagtcccgtcgtcgttgtcatactcaagttcttgtaacaaagtcttaaaagtctcaatgtcgtctttacatcttccagctaaagcaatttgtcttatggattgtggcagcttagttaaacaaatgcgaattaattcagtcgggctataagggttggacaggaactgattctttcgaatcatgtcttcaaaatattctgccggtgtgcggaactcagactgtttaaaattacgctgcataatcagactatgtttgactctgtcttgtgtgttttcggaccaatatgccgatagaaatgcatgataaaaatcattcagattattacaatctctaatgagtgcgcgcatccgcgtcgccggttcgttttctaaatatccacacataaattccagtttgtgacttagtggccaatttggtggaagtgcgtacataaattgatct
This sequence is a window from Schistocerca nitens isolate TAMUIC-IGC-003100 chromosome 3, iqSchNite1.1, whole genome shotgun sequence. Protein-coding genes within it:
- the LOC126249473 gene encoding 3-phosphoinositide-dependent protein kinase 1-like, whose translation is MVAGLPPFRSMSEHLIFQKIVKLEYVFPDGFSAPARDLVEKLLVLDSVQRLGARDRPEDGHGYPSLRAHPFFKGISFESLYLQTPPQIYPYLPGTSEHEEMRSHYRVPDHVEPGLDDRQLTRLLGLDLSGAVEPVAESPAEDGRESQTEQEGRPQDVPAVRQQQQRKRAVTDLSPAEVRRRTDLQAKESKWHNLVQGNLILHPQAGARR